AAATATCTGTCCGGGAAAGACAGATGGAGTGTAAATTTGAGCCGTGCAGTACGTGATGAGGATAGCTGGCAAGCCAGTATACAAGAGTGCCTCGGAGGGATTGCACCTTCTCCGAGATCGTAAACCGTAGTACTGCCGAGACCATTTCGAATCTCAACAGCCTTCCCCAAGTTCGGAAGGTGCGACGGCAAGCATCGGGGGCCGTGGACGCCCCGACCGTGACCCACGACGCCGTTTGAGGCTATCAGACCGATGGTGTCGCGGGAGTATCCGACTAATCCACGGGAAGCCTCGGGGCTTGACCCCGAGGCGGTTCACTTGGAAATTCGTGCTAAGTATAGGCCGTAGGCTTACTACTCAGTGTGGGGCAGAGATATCTCAGTTGTTCTGGAATTGCAGGCGTCAACATAACAGTCGGATCATCGAAACGCTCGAATACCAAACGCTGACACTGATACGCCGCCAATTACGACCGGCATCCAGTAGATTGCACCGCGGAAAATGAGCACAGCCGCGGTGATCGCCGACGCCTCAATGCCGGTAATTGGGACGAGTAACGCCACGAACGCAGCCTCAATAGCCGCGAGCCCACCTGGAAGCGGAGTTGACCCGGCAAGGTTCGCCAATGGAATCACGAACAAGAGTACATACGGTGGCACGCTGTAGCCAAGCGCGGCGAACGCGGCCATGAGCGCCGCCGTCTGAAAGAGCCAGCCACACAGCGACAGGCCGACGACGGTGGCAAGTCGCCACCGATCCGTCGCCACGCGTTCGATGTTCTCGAAGAACCGCCCCATCCGGTCGGCGATGTCTTCCTCGAGGGTCTCGGACTCGAAGCGCTCGAGCCTGAGCTTACTGAGTCGGGGTGCGATGATGCCGGGAAGCCGGTCGATGATCGTTTGGTGGTACCGCCACACCAGCACCATGACGATAACAATCACCGCGATTAGCGCGACTGCCGAGCCGACGGCCGTTGCGAGGCGGTCACCAAGTGCGGTGGTAGTCGCGTAGTAGCTGACGCCGACGAAAATAAGTGAAATGGACGGAACAACGTTGAGAACGTCGACGGTCGCAATGCCGACGAGACCGGTTTCGTAGCGGGAATCGGAGACTTTCGAAATGAGTAGTGCCGCGACCGGTTCGCCGCCCGCCTGCCCAAACGGGGTGACGTTGTTCGCAAAGACGGCACCGGCGTAGACGAAGAACGACGTGCCAGCCGTGATGTCGACGCCAAGAGTGGCGAGAACAGTGCGTAACATCAGACTCCAGGCAGCCAGCCAGCAGAGCGCGAGTAGGAAGGTCACGGTGACCAGCGACAGATCCGCCGACAACAACGAGTCAATAACGTTCTGTGCTCCCACTACAAATAACAGGATAGTAAAGACTGCGAGCGCTCCGAGAGCACCGATAAGAACTGCGTGTCGGTCTCGCTCGCTCATAATAGATACGGATCACTTAGAAACTTGAATGGTTTGATTGCATCCAATCGTGGAGTGGGCAGATTGCGCCGGGAATCCTCGTTTTGATTTCTCATTTCGATGGATCTCTACTTGCTTTTGAGAGTGTATTGTCTCACGTAATATGACAGGAGATAAAGGGGAATGCTGCTCAATGTAGGCGAATCATTGTGGGGAAACTTCGTAGACAGTCATGTTCTCGCACTCTCGGATCGTTGCAGGCTTATCTGGTCAGCGAACGACGGTCCCCAACCATCATCGTCGCGGGGCTCACTACCCTACTTGAAATTTGGATCGGGGTAGCACCGTATGTCCTCGGTGTTACTCGAGAACTGGTCATCGGGACCAACAGTATTGCCGGGGGCCCTTATCGTGGTCCTCTCTCTAACTGGAGTGAACGGAAGCTTTCAGACGTCGAAGGTGTCGAATATCATATCAACAGGCATGTAGCACCCGTGAACATCATACGGGGACGGCCATAAGACCGCTAAGCGAACGGGACGATGATTGATATGGCGCGCACATCGCGTTCTGATCCGAGAGAAGCGTACTTTCGTTGTTAGTCGTTGGTCCTGCTCGGCTTCGCTTCGTCGGTGGAGATGTCGGCATCCATACCGCGATGGTTTGCGTCACCGAACCCACCGCTGAGCACGCGCGTCAGTGCGTCTTCGACATTTTCATCAAGGTCGACGATCTCGCTGGGTTCGACTTCGACGACGTAGCCCGTCGTGATGTTCGGCGAGGTGGGCAAGAATAAGACTTCACGGCCGTCGTCAGTCACCTTGCCGGTCTTGAAGGCCGTCATCCGTAGCCCTTCCCAGGTCTCGATCTTGACCGGCTTCTGGAGCGATTCCTGCTCGCCGAAGGCCGTCTCAGCGACCATCTTCGAGGCGTTGTAGACGAGTCGGATCACGGGCACCTGATTCGCCAGGTTGTCGACGAGTCGTTCGACCAGCCCACCGATGGTCGTCCGCATAAGATACCCGGTCGAAAATATCAGGATGGCAAACACAGTCAGCGCGGTGATTACGCGGAGAAATCGGGCCATTTGCTCGCGTGTTTGCTCAGCCGACGCGCTTGAGCCCGAAATGAGCGTCTCGAGTGTGTCGGCGTTAAGAATTAGCCCCGGTGTCAGACCGGCGGCCAGTCCATAGAGCCAATAGATAACGTAGAGCGTGATGAGAATGGGACCGAGGACGACGATCCCACTTGCAAAATCCCGTTTCCACGATGCCATGTCCTGAAACTCACACTACTGGCTAATGAGCCCTTCTCTTTCTCGTATTTCCGTCAATAGTAACACTCAGTTCCGTCTGACAGAGACGTTTGAAGTCGTCGGCTCTGTTGAAAAGCTTAGAATATGATAGGTTGGCCCCCTCTGCGGTAAGTACAGACAGTCAGAGTATCACGTTAGCCAGACCGTGAAAATCTCGTTTCAATCGTATTTTCGTGAGTTGAGTTCCACCAGAAGCCACTGAGACCGAAGACGGTCTGAACGACTGCGATGGCGGCTATTAGGGCCTTTCCTTGGTAGATGGCCCCGATCGTTACCCCCGTAAAGAGCAGGCCGTATCCCAAGAGAAGCCAACGATTGTCCATATTGGCACTGTCTAGTTGAGCCAGTTTGAGAAGTGAGCAGGTCGTACTGTTGAGTTGGTTGATGCTCGCAGACCTGCTCAGCGAGAGCTACGAGGCGGATTTAGAAGAATCTTGGGAGAACGAGCGGACGGCGACGCCCGTCAGGGCGTTCGCCGTCCGCCTCCATCAGACCGGTTGTTCGCTTCGAGAGACAACAACGATTCTCGCTGAATTAGGCGTTGAACGCTCTCACGGTGCGGTTTGGAACTGGGTACATCGACTGGCTGACAGCGGACGCGACCCGCCGACGGCATCGCCGTCGCGGGTCGCTGTTGACGAGACTGCTGTCAAGATTAACGGCGAATGGTCTTGGCTGTACGCTGCAATAGACATCGAGACAAAGTTGATTCTCGATGTCGCGTTATTTGGTCGGCACGGTACCGATCCGGCAGCTGCGTTTCTGCATGGACTCCGCGAGAAACACGATCTCTCAGATGCTGAGTTTCTCGTCGATCAATTCGGCTATCGGACTGCCCTCTCTCGATTAGGATTAAGCGGTCGGACCAACTATACCGAGCGAAACCTGATCGAAAAGTGGTTTCACACCCTCAAAATGCGGATCGACCGCTTCCATAATTCATGGGTAGGCAGTCGGACGAGCGTTCGAGAGTGGCTTGAACAATTCGTGCATTACTACAATCACCAGAGACCGCATCAATCTCTCGGAGGAAAAACGCCGGTTGAGAAGGTGCAGAACTAGACAGTGACTCCATATTATTAATATCACGACCTACCCCATTACTGTTTCGACGATAGTACGTTCGCACCTTCAGTGAGCGGCTGTTTCATACTATGCTATATCTGGAAAATAGAATGTCAATAGAGCCGCAGGTTCCTCATTCATCCTCTGGGAGCAGCGCCCGGGTCGAATTAGTGACGACCAGCAAGCTGCTCGTACCCATCGCAAGTGCGGCGAAGAGCGGATTCAAGAGGCCAAGCACGGCTAAAGGAATTGCGATGGCGTTGTAACAGAATGCCCACCCAATATTCCCTTTTACGCGTCGGTTCGTCGCTTGAGCGAGATCGAAGACGGTTTCGACAGACGAGAGATCATCGTCGACGAGGGCGACGTCCGCGGCATCGGCGGCCATCGCGGTACCACCACCGAGCGCGATGCCGAGATCAGCGGCGGCTAACGCCGGTGCGTCGTTGGTGCCATCACCGATCATGACTGTTCGCCCAGCCCTGTTGAACCGTTTGACAGTCTCAGCTTTTCCTTCCGGAGGGACGCCTGCAAACACCTCGTCGACGGCAGCATGCTCACGAAAACTCTCCGCCGCTCGAGCGTCGTCTCCGGTGAGTACAATGACCTCCCTTTCGCCACTCGAAATCGCGGTCAGCGTCTCATCCCAATTCGCTCGCAGTTCGTCACCGACGACGATAACACCCTTGGCAGTCCCGTCGCGACCGACAGCAACCGGAACCCGACCCGTTTCGCGGCTGTCGGCAATATACTCGGCAACGCCCGCGGGAACGTCCCAGCCGTGATCACGGAAGAGATTTGGGTGGCCGACGAGGATCTTGTCTCCGTCTACGACACCCGTAACGCCGGTCCGGTGACTGTCAAAGGATTCGACGCGGTCGTCTGCCGAACTGGTGTTCGAGACGGATTCGGCTGTGCCGCCGTCAGAGACCGTCCGTTCGGCGGCAATCGCTTCCCCAACTGGATGTGACGACCTCCCCTCGAGGAGCGCAGCCTTTTCGAATAAGTCCGCCTTCAGGTCGGTGTTGGCGACAGTCATCTCACCCGTCGTCAGTGTGCCTGTCTTGTCGAAAATGACAGTGTCCGCGTCGCGGATTCGCTCGAACACGCTGTCGTCGAAGACGACAATTGAGCGCTCTAGCGCGTCACGGATCCCCGCGGCAACTGCGAGCGGTGTCGCCAATCCGAGTGCACAGGGACAGGAAACGATTAACACCGTGAGGCCGACAAGAAGGGCAGAGACTCCGTTACCGAGCAGGAGATACACACCTGTGACGATAACTGCAAGGACGAGAACAACCGGCACGAAAATCGTCGCCAGTTTGTCCGCGAGTTTCTGAATACCATGGGAGCCACTCTGGAGGTCCCAGACGAGTTCGGCGATCCGATCGAGGCTGTTCGTTGCGTTCTCTCCGACACGGACGGTTACCGCACCATTGGTCACCATTGAGCCGCCGACTACGGTATCGCCATTAGTTTTCTGTACAGGAAGGGATTCGCCAGTAACAATTGCTTCGTCGACAGCTGCGTCGCTATTGATAACTTCACCATCGACGGGGATTCGTTCTCCAGGCCGGACAAGCACACGGTCACTAACCTCGAGTTCATCGACTGTGACATCTTCGTATTCACCATCCTCACAAATTCGACGGACTTCATCGACTTGGATGGATGTGAGATCAGAGAGGCGCTCAGTTGCCTGTTGCTTGATTGTCGACTCATAATAATTTCCTGCCGTGACAATGACGATAATAGCGACTGTAACATCATAATAAATGTGTTCACCGCCAAATACGATTGAGAGCGTACTGTAAACGTACGCGCTCATGGCTGCAATCGCGATGAGCAGATCCATATTCGGAGACCGCGTCCGAACGCTAACGTATGCCCCCTGCAGGATCGGCTTTCCCGTTATAGCCAGAATAATTGTCGTGAGTGCCGCGATAACGACGTAAAACGGCGTGGCAACGGAACTCGCGAGAGCTGTTTCGAAGAACTCTGCGGTACGATCATCATAAAATAGTCCGCCAAAATATGTCGGATAAATAATAACAAGATACTGTAGCATCACCGACATGCCCATAAGGACGCCGACAGCAACTCGCCCCATCTCCCAATCGTTTGCCCTTCGGCGACTGAATGCATCGTCGCGGGAGTATGCACTATAGCCGAGTCCACTTATCTCGTCTTGAAGATCTGCTTCTGAGACAATATTTGGATCATGATCGATTCGAACTGTATCGGTGATATAACTCGACTTCGCATCACTGACACCCTCAACTGCGGTTGCAGCTGACTCGATGAACGCCTCGCAGGTTGCACAATGCATCCCGTCGACTTCCAGAAACGTTGCTTCATGGTCTGGCGGGGTTTCCCGATTAGACTGTGATTCGTCTCGAGTACGACGAACATCTTCTGCCTCGATATCGTCAATGTCGCCGAGTGCGTTATAGACATCGCGACAACCGAGACAACAAAATGGGTTCCCATCATCGACAATATCGCTCCCTTCTACGGGGAGGTCGCAGAGTTTGCAGCCGGTTTCGGTCGTACTATTGTTGGTCATTTTAGTCTATTATGTGTTCGAGTTGGCATTCACACTTGCTATCTCAAGTCCGTCGTAAAACGGTAATCCAGGGTGTGGCAGGTGAATACCTAGGCTCATCAACCCATGGGCAAGCAGGACATATCCGAGGACGACGAACGCAACTCCAAGCAGTCGATGCACTCGTTGGCGGTGAACCACGTCGACGGCGTCGATGACAGTTCCATATGCGAAGACGGCAGGAATTGTTCCGAGTCCAAGTGCGCCAAGTGCAAGTGCGCCGCCGGCAGGTGAGCCAATTGCAAACGCGTACAGAAACGCTGGATAAAGGATTGGGCATGGTAGCAGTCCATGAACTGCACCGAGTCCGACAATACCCGGACTGTTCGCAAGACGATCAACGCGTGTCGCAAGCCAGCTCGATATGCGCTCAAGTCCAGGCAAGTGAATACCACCGGTTGTTCTGCCCAGTAAATAATATATTCCAATGATCATGACGAGGCCACCAATGACTAAACCGACACCGCCGCGGACGAACTCAACAAGAGACGAGAACGAGGCGGTCGTCACGAACAACGTACTGCCGAGTGCGCCAAACACTGCGCCAAGAAGAGTGTAACTCAACGTTCGCCCGATATTGAACAGTGCATGTTGACGCACTTCATAGGTTGTGAGATGGCTTTTTCGACCGATGTTTGATGTGCCGTCATCCATCTGGCTTGCATAAATGGTGACGAGTGGGCCACACATTCCGATACAGTGTGCTCCAGCGAGGATACCGATCGCGAGAAATAATAGCACATCAATGCCAAGGAGTGAGAAAGGATCCATACCTATATAATTAGCAAGTGGTACTGGTCAAACTATCTACTCCAAGTGGTAATGGATTTCGACTCAGCTCCATCAGGTCTTTCTCGTGAAGTATTCCTGAATTGCGTTTCAGCCAGTGATACGACCATTGTTGTTATATTTGACAACCGTGATAAATTCCACCACTTATTTAATAAGACACGTTGATGAGTGGCTGGAGTTACACCAAATACTTAGTTGGTATATTATTCATAGTTATGGTACGACAGTCGAAATCCCTCCACAGTCATGGCAGTTAAGAAGTGGATTTGATAGAGAAAAGCTACAGATCATCTACACTTCTATAGTGAGGGTACGGAATTCCACTCCGAAATATTGTAACTGATTAATGACCTGCCGACGTGATGTTGAGAC
This region of Natrinema sp. DC36 genomic DNA includes:
- a CDS encoding lysylphosphatidylglycerol synthase transmembrane domain-containing protein is translated as MSERDRHAVLIGALGALAVFTILLFVVGAQNVIDSLLSADLSLVTVTFLLALCWLAAWSLMLRTVLATLGVDITAGTSFFVYAGAVFANNVTPFGQAGGEPVAALLISKVSDSRYETGLVGIATVDVLNVVPSISLIFVGVSYYATTTALGDRLATAVGSAVALIAVIVIVMVLVWRYHQTIIDRLPGIIAPRLSKLRLERFESETLEEDIADRMGRFFENIERVATDRWRLATVVGLSLCGWLFQTAALMAAFAALGYSVPPYVLLFVIPLANLAGSTPLPGGLAAIEAAFVALLVPITGIEASAITAAVLIFRGAIYWMPVVIGGVSVSAFGIRAFR
- a CDS encoding DUF502 domain-containing protein, with translation MASWKRDFASGIVVLGPILITLYVIYWLYGLAAGLTPGLILNADTLETLISGSSASAEQTREQMARFLRVITALTVFAILIFSTGYLMRTTIGGLVERLVDNLANQVPVIRLVYNASKMVAETAFGEQESLQKPVKIETWEGLRMTAFKTGKVTDDGREVLFLPTSPNITTGYVVEVEPSEIVDLDENVEDALTRVLSGGFGDANHRGMDADISTDEAKPSRTND
- a CDS encoding IS6 family transposase — translated: MMLADLLSESYEADLEESWENERTATPVRAFAVRLHQTGCSLRETTTILAELGVERSHGAVWNWVHRLADSGRDPPTASPSRVAVDETAVKINGEWSWLYAAIDIETKLILDVALFGRHGTDPAAAFLHGLREKHDLSDAEFLVDQFGYRTALSRLGLSGRTNYTERNLIEKWFHTLKMRIDRFHNSWVGSRTSVREWLEQFVHYYNHQRPHQSLGGKTPVEKVQN
- a CDS encoding cation-translocating P-type ATPase is translated as MTNNSTTETGCKLCDLPVEGSDIVDDGNPFCCLGCRDVYNALGDIDDIEAEDVRRTRDESQSNRETPPDHEATFLEVDGMHCATCEAFIESAATAVEGVSDAKSSYITDTVRIDHDPNIVSEADLQDEISGLGYSAYSRDDAFSRRRANDWEMGRVAVGVLMGMSVMLQYLVIIYPTYFGGLFYDDRTAEFFETALASSVATPFYVVIAALTTIILAITGKPILQGAYVSVRTRSPNMDLLIAIAAMSAYVYSTLSIVFGGEHIYYDVTVAIIVIVTAGNYYESTIKQQATERLSDLTSIQVDEVRRICEDGEYEDVTVDELEVSDRVLVRPGERIPVDGEVINSDAAVDEAIVTGESLPVQKTNGDTVVGGSMVTNGAVTVRVGENATNSLDRIAELVWDLQSGSHGIQKLADKLATIFVPVVLVLAVIVTGVYLLLGNGVSALLVGLTVLIVSCPCALGLATPLAVAAGIRDALERSIVVFDDSVFERIRDADTVIFDKTGTLTTGEMTVANTDLKADLFEKAALLEGRSSHPVGEAIAAERTVSDGGTAESVSNTSSADDRVESFDSHRTGVTGVVDGDKILVGHPNLFRDHGWDVPAGVAEYIADSRETGRVPVAVGRDGTAKGVIVVGDELRANWDETLTAISSGEREVIVLTGDDARAAESFREHAAVDEVFAGVPPEGKAETVKRFNRAGRTVMIGDGTNDAPALAAADLGIALGGGTAMAADAADVALVDDDLSSVETVFDLAQATNRRVKGNIGWAFCYNAIAIPLAVLGLLNPLFAALAMGTSSLLVVTNSTRALLPEDE
- a CDS encoding sulfite exporter TauE/SafE family protein, with product MDPFSLLGIDVLLFLAIGILAGAHCIGMCGPLVTIYASQMDDGTSNIGRKSHLTTYEVRQHALFNIGRTLSYTLLGAVFGALGSTLFVTTASFSSLVEFVRGGVGLVIGGLVMIIGIYYLLGRTTGGIHLPGLERISSWLATRVDRLANSPGIVGLGAVHGLLPCPILYPAFLYAFAIGSPAGGALALGALGLGTIPAVFAYGTVIDAVDVVHRQRVHRLLGVAFVVLGYVLLAHGLMSLGIHLPHPGLPFYDGLEIASVNANSNT